A genome region from Conger conger chromosome 16, fConCon1.1, whole genome shotgun sequence includes the following:
- the tcf20 gene encoding transcription factor 20 isoform X2: protein MQNFRNNSVPPALPPGFSGGSAVGGGNASYLSQSSGPQCSPRMAEEYAVVQQQAQQNPQRPNQHPHQLVTHHPTHASHILGYAGRNRATGTGEALHSHANSGGSSISNNPYRKEMMDHYFSMSGKDRHRRGGQALGYGLGFGYPNMDGHIPHQYRHAGAGSSGMMAHYQLDYSAAAGSGGTSNSGSSSGTGAFSPSHQYSLSQNTPIQTAVGPPIHSRQQAQNYSSQQALHQGQQHRGYPTSGHRLPLQFPLYSSPNAPTGTPGMYNSPPLRYHGGSNSGGFECKVNSSSTANTNPSSVSSANSNNIGPIDGAGQSYPSSGYSPYHSQPSHSLHKHPAQPHRGSHHNLSLGYDAAHKIHSSSLLHQSPAPGLTDPENRATSSTVPSTNPSMPHFSSQEISKSPMHSQSHQPQVHQNFSPISNPSPAASTVQSPSCSSSPSPLMGISETGNSTGPATLQKTRTSHSQSRLLQTVSQLSPAPNSNSSISSCGSGSGNVNTAGLNSNSVSVRTCMAMGVVGVREENSSTLYPSSPLDKLMPESAINSLNALTSQVANLPNTVQHMLLSDSLVSQKTGKDGGFQDHMREHLMQQSSHALPTSQQRNRGISDTFIAKAAREGIGTFSSETANSEDAPSIVPESPVSGREGEEQFSGGEGERVRQMSGASSSSEPTGYYALSQNRRNQIQSQTEQGAQSLPLQVEIGAVTQKNQALTSLSVSQPRKNEACGTFPKSPLSSSPSSHPPSAQPSPNQTSSCPPVSLVPTFSSPSSSLISSFHPSHVKKAVVDSQKSGRERVKEEGEGKGKKEENEERSEEWKSSKETKVNSKEEKDRDKQGVKEEIVVHTHPSKRKPEEQEKQEKAKYLDDPSKNLNTEETYNTGVGVIVSTRSEILQSATITEPQTATCAAPHSLRQSHNLRNYSEEVLSRSSAGDSNDLNGEDDDRLCTYSSNHGTKVPHKLGSEHSLSPPPPSSDTRKVPFGSSELHHGSEIGLKNRGRGGMGTNVKYHGYHQPQPSYNSGPRKGAGVDELSRRGNGFDAGRGQEYNSQLQQQLQQPSLLQEVLQGYHLDRRYGRTENSAQKISKAYSQSQNTAHQSHPRHPYVMPENVRPHVLVPETGIHGDHQSHTHTAASGKRHPPNQGQGSEHVVGQDSSTHSLGSGGLGAKEEHCSADKHQTGTTRSHSTPSMEQSTESSPRPPPKHINLADYSLPHRRPSSNLSAHNSAVQQILLQDTETMAGIGVPKSQTQPHASSSLLSSERRSVICDISPSRRTTPERERDGEVDHGRSHPQTGSSVASVIQQSHSTPSAIQESENSKAEKSENKAVDFKPISKEAQNLTSSAVHIPAKEPSVQNQNRSPRPSVDTSSDTQQFSSARKGESNSISSPTCHPKQATQHPSSNPSPLSSPPSRCQPYFQGLDEVSGHSTGLGRYGLGEMRVGTPKAISYQPQYPLHPHHNVPSQAQLENSKSLKLQMYPHPHPLNQSHVLDERCDWTASNSNRSTENTMMSPRSGRPRHQSPPGRRSLDSLPAPQPHLQGNYYDPVKMWGLSERDGIGTMEGGNSRRNQVSAAASGAVALPATPASGARCVQSNTPREELVKSLHQMPTSSSHNQSVCSNSSSSNSTNVNLGVQQGHGQNRTVGSGDTNPLMMRRRVRSFISPIPAKRQHQDISQHQRGSSSQYPAPLPNSESKHQNDASLSPDPSQSKMAIPNAPSPTHGKTKILPPRKGRGLKLEAIVQKITPNVKKTTNNNSHTNSASNHLSGLPHSQVTDCNSETQEQDACVESNFSRVGTVTGSCLPYLGEGLSLDEIMYYRGVEETGPLPPTAYPCDPHQDPQMLKRDATGNMTRNPVGDLEPDFGINTTVSPMTERDGVVERAKDELQIDSDFPLLGPLPPPPPLPCPVQASPPPSSSALSDIQHFTNTYQQLETRKGEHSAANLLRQKLQETGMGLGMDDFTGNDYFGTQPAHHNPDIGACLLNRAPHVYQQHLIPSARTASSMAGLSQLPEPKPPESAVPKGYFPSGKKKGRPVGSVNKQKRAQAQAHNASLNTPTVNVNEAPPLTPTHTPAYSATSQIVSSASSSAETSETFLPNDNKISSASVSPAASQTVKTDAESEDLQPEIKLNSVGHDQRTGEGEEGDKVWVGNRQRRRRRRGVVAMVGKEELQAGTQVGGKFVAGGSFTDYRSSAFAPYIHVERKEVEMGAVCTIVNAEDELMKGENGGEGGIDVILTPISSSQGDREIENMREKKEPEPVSSVLLESCTTGKALPSSGYVLSGAVSTELGQFGQLLCCLCKKWANYKNLGDLYGPYYPPEYASKLPKSHPQTRQSLLTCRAGSIGVSVGTASTESMKPNIQTIEAQTAKSVMETQHIGYQDVDPVSVSIDTVCPVVSRDMHALPDRFSSVDADSEEPQQQDLGQDVMTNDGLLQQSQQQSELEEKPESQLQNQQWPTEEIHQRPQHRKLTSHPRFKRRHKSSEDLPKSTPTNNKALLPFQPPPQPLNQDASEPLSQLAQLPQVPLDPEELWVHESCIVWASGVYLVNGRLYGLKEALDGASDTSSLCVCCSAAHGVRLWAPPSAATVKAAHCDIITCVPLKQTAL from the exons ATGCAGAATTTTCGAAACAACTCCGTTCCCCCTGCTCTTCCTCCAGGGTTTTCTGGCGGGAGTGCTGTAGGTGGGGGAAATGCCTCCTACCTGTCCCAGTCCTCTGGGCCTCAGTGCTCACCAAGGATGGCAGAGGAATATGCAGTGGTACAACAGCAAGCCCAACAAAATCCTCAGAGACCAAACCAGCACCCACACCAGCTAGTGACCCACCACCCAACTCATGCATCCCACATTCTGGGTTACGCAGGTAGAAATAGAGCAACTGGGACTGGGGAAGCATTACACAGTCATGCGAACAGCGGTGGTAGTAGCATCAGTAACAACCCTTACCGAAAAGAAATGATGgatcattatttttcaatgagtGGAAAAGACCGACATCGGAGAGGTGGCCAAGCATTGGGATATGGGCTGGGTTTTGGATACCCAAATATGGATGGGCACATTCCTCATCAGTACCGCCATGCCGGAGCAGGATCTTCTGGAATGATGGCTCACTATCAGTTGGACTACAGTGCTGCAGCTGGTTCTGGTGGTACTAGCAACAGCGGTAGCAGTAGTGGCACTGGAGCCTTTTCTCCTTCCCACCAGTACAGTTTGAGTCAAAACACCCCAATCCAAACAGCAGTGGGACCTCCAATACACTCACGTCAACAAGCCCAGAATTACTCTTCCCAACAAGCTTTGCACCAAGGGCAACAGCACCGAGGTTATCCCACCTCTGGACACCGGCTGCCTCTTCAATTTCCCCTCTACTCCTCTCCAAATGCGCCTACTGGGACACCAGGGATGTATAACTCACCCCCGCTGAGATACCATGGGGGAAGCAACAGTGGTGGTTTTGAATGTAAAGTGAACAGTTCATCTACTGCTAACACGAATCCTAGCTCTGTTAGTTCAGCAAATTCAAACAATATAGGGCCAATAGATGGTGCAGGGCAAAGTTACCCCTCTTCTGGTTACTCTCCATATCATTCCCAGCCATCTCATTCCCTTCACAAACACCCTGCCCAACCACATCGTGGGTCCCATCATAATTTATCTCTGGGTTATGATGCCGCTCACAAAATTCATTCCTCTAGTCTGCTACACCAATCCCCTGCTCCAGGTCTGACTGACCCTGAAAACCGTGCAACATCCTCAACTGTCCCCTCCACTAATCCCTCTATGCCGCACTTCTCTTCCCAAGAAATATCCAAATCTCCGATGCACTCTCAATCCCACCAGCCCCAAGTGCATCAGAACTTCAGCCCAATATCTAATCCATCTCCTGCTGCCTCTACAGTCCAGTCACCCAGTTGtagctcctctccctctccactgatGGGCATTTCTGAAACGGGAAACTCCACAGGGCCCGCCACTCTCCAAAAAACACGTACCAGTCATAGTCAGAGTCGGCTATTACAGACTGTGTCTCAGCTTAGCCCAGCACCTAACTCTAACAGTAGCATCAGCAGCTGTGGGAGTGGCAGTGGTAATGTGAACACTGCTGGTCTAAATTCAAATTCTGTATCAGTTCGAACTTGTATGGCCATGGGAGTAGTTGGTGTACGGGAAGAAAACTCCTCTACCTTATATCCTTCTTCCCCTCTTGACAAACTAATGCCAGAATCTGCAATCAACAGTCTAAATGCTTTGACTTCACAAGTGGCTAATTTGCCCAATACTGTGCAACATATGCTACTCTCTGATTCATTGGTGTCACAGAAGACTGGGAAAGATGGAGGATTCCAGGATCATATGCGAGAACATCTAATGCAGCAGTCATCACATGCCTTGCCAACTAGTCAGCAAAGGAATAGAGGTATTAGTGATACTTTTATTGCTAAGGCAGCCCGGGAAGGAATTGGAACATTCAGTAGTGAAACTGCTAACTCTGAAGATGCTCCTTCCATAGTGCCAGAGAGCCCTGTAAGTGGAAGGGAAGGAGAAGAACAGTTTTCTGGAGGGGAAGGTGAAAGAGTGAGGCAAATGAGTGGTGCCAGCAGTAGCTCTGAGCCGACTGGCTACTATGCTCTGTCTCAGAATCGCAGGAACCAAATCCAATCACAAACTGAGCAGGGTGCTCAGAGTTTGCCTTTGCAAGTAGAAATAGGAGCAGTGACACAAAAGAACCAGGCTTTGACTTCTCTGAGTGTCTCTCAACCTAGAAAAAATGAAGCATGTGGTACTTTTCCTAAATCTCCTTTATCTTCATCCCCTTCTTCCCATCCTCCCTCTGCACAACCCAGCCCTAACCAAACTTCTTCCTGCCCACCTGTATCTTTGGTTccaaccttctcctctccctcctcatccCTCATTTCCTCTTTTCACCCCAGTCATGTTAAGAAGGCTGTTGTTGATTCTCAAAAATCTGGTAGAGAGAGGGTAAAGGAAGAAGGGGAGGGTAAAGGTAAGAAAGaggaaaatgaagaaagaagTGAAGAATGGAAAAGCAGCAAAGAGACTAAGGTGAACTCAAAGGAAGAAaaagacagagacaaacagggGGTAAAAGAAGAAATAGTAGTGCATACACATCCTTCCAAAAGAAAACCGGAAGAACAGGAAAAACAAGAGAAGGCAAAATATTTGGATGATCCAAGTAAAAACCTGAATACTGAGGAGACTTACAATACAGGTGTAGGTGTCATTGTCTCTACACGTTCTGAGATTCTTCAATCTGCAACAATAACAGAACCACAAACTGCCACCTGTGCGGCTCCACATAGTCTTCGTCAGTCCCACAATCTTAGGAATTATTCTGAAGAGGTTCTCTCACGTAGTTCTGCTGGAGATTCCAACGATCTCAATGGAGAAGATGATGACAGGTTGTGTACTTACTCTTCAAATCATGGAACCAAGGTTCCCCATAAACTAGGCAGTGAGCATTCCTTGTCACCTCCTCCCCCAAGTTCTGATACACGAAAAGTCCCATTTGGATCCTCAGAGCTACACCATGGGTCTGAAATTGGGTTgaaaaacagagggagaggaggaatggGAACAAATGTGAAATATCATGGGTATCATCAACCTCAACCCAGTTACAATTCTGGGCCCAGGAAGGGTGCAGGGGTTGATGAACTAAGTAGGAGAGGGAATGGATTTGATGCAGGTAGGGGACAGGAATACAATTCTCAACTACagcaacaattgcaacagccaAGTCTTTTACAAGAAGTTCTGCAAGGGTATCACTTGGACAGACGTTATGGACGCACTGAGAACTCAGCACAGAAGATCTCAAAGGCCTATTCCCAATCTCAAAATACAGCTCACCAGTCCCACCCTAGGCATCCTTATGTCATGCCAGAAAATGTAAGACCCCATGTTCTAGTCCCCGAAACTGGGATTCATGGGGACCACCaatcgcatacacacacagcagcctctGGGAAGCGTCACCCTCCAAACCAGGGCCAGGGGAGCGAGCATGTTGTGGGACAGGATTCTTCTACACATTCCTTGGGGTCTGGGGGATTAGGAGCAAAAGAAGAACATTGCAGTGCAGACAAGCACCAGACTGGAACAACTCGCAGTCATTCCACTCCAAGCATGGAGCAATCTACAGAATCTTCACCAAGGCCTCCTCCAAAACACATTAACTTAGCTGATTATTCCCTACCTCACAGGAGACCCTCTTCAAATCTCTCCGCTCACAACTCTGCTGTGCAGCAAATACTACTTCAGGACACTGAAACAATGGCTGGAATTGGAGTACCTAAAAGTCAAACTCAGCCTCATGCATCATCATCTTTGTTATCCTCAGAGCGCCGTTCTGTAATTTGTGACATCTCCCCATCTCGCCGAACTACAccagaaagggagagggatggagaagtTGATCATGGGAGAAGCCATCCACAGACCGGGTCTTCTGTCGCCTCTGTGATTCAGCAGTCTCATTCTACTCCCTCTGCAATACAAGAATCAGAAAACAGTAAGGCAGAAAAAAGTGAGAACAAGGCAGTGGATTTTAAACCAATTTCCAAGGAGGCCCAAAACCTCACGTCCAGTGCAGTGCATATTCCAGCTAAAGAACCTTCTGTTCAGAACCAGAACCGTTCTCCACGCCCATCTGTTGACACAAGCTCTGATACTCAGCAATTCTCAAGTGCAAGGAAGGGGGAAAGTAATTCAATCAGTAGTCCCACATGTCATCCCAAGCAAGCTACCCAACACCCTTCATCCAATCCTAGTCCACTGTCTTCACCACCATCAAGATGTCAGCCCTACTTTCAAGGCTTAGATGAAGTTAGTGGTCATTCTACTGGATTGGGAAGGTATGGTCTTGGAGAAATGAGAGTGGGGACCCCAAAAGCAATTTCCTATCAACCACAGTACCCTTTGCATCCCCACCATAATGTACCATCCCAGGCTCAACTAGAAAATTCTAAATCTCTGAAATTACAAATGTATCCCCACCCTCATCCTCTTAATCAGTCACATGTACTAGATGAGAGATGTGACTGGACAGCTTCAAACAGTAACAGATCCACAGAAAATACCATGATGTCTCCTAGATCAGGCAGGCCTCGACACCAAAGCCCACCGGGGCGGAGATCTCTTGACAGCTTGCCTGCCCCTCAACCTCATCTTCAGGGGAACTATTATGACCCTGTCAAAATGTGGGGATTGTCTGAAAGAGATGGTATAGGGACAATGGAAGGTGGCAATTCCCGAAGAAACCAGGTATCTGCAGCTGCTTCTGGGGCAGTAGCTCTGCCTGCAACTCCAGCATCTGGGGCACGATGTGTTCAGTCAAACACCCCAAGGGaagagctggtcaaatcattgCATCAAATGCCGACATCCAGTTCCCATAATCAGTCTGTTTGTAgtaatagcagcagcagtaacagtACAAATGTTAACTTGGGGGTGCAACAGGGTCATGGGCAAAACAGAACAGTTGGTTCTGGGGACACCAACCCTCTAATGATGAGAAGAAGGGTCCGTTCTTTTATCTCGCCAATTCCTGCAAAGAGGCAGCATCAAGATATATCTCAGCATCAAAGAGGTTCTTCTAGTCAGTACCCTGCCCCCTTACCTAACTCTGAATCCAAGCACCAAAATGATGCATCATTGAGTCCAGATCCGTCCCAATCTAAAATGGCTATTCCTAATGCTCCTTCACCCACTCATGGTAAAACTAAAATTTTGCCACCCCGGAAAGGCAGAGGCCTTAAGCTGGAAGCAATAGTGCAGAAAATTACCCCCAATGTTAAAAAGACCACAAACAATAACAGTCACACTAATTCTGCATCAAACCATCTTTCTGGATTGCCTCATTCACAGGTTACTGATTGTAACTCAGAAACACAGGAGCAAGACGCTTGTGTTGAGAGCAATTTCTCAAGAGTTGGTACTGTGACCGGGAGTTGCTTACCTTACTTGGGTGAGGGTCTTTCCTTGGATGAAATTATGTACTACAGAGGGGTTGAGGAAACTGGGCCCCTTCCTCCTACTGCCTATCCATGTGACCCCCATCAAGATCCGCAAATGCTCAAAAGGGATGCAACAGGAAACATGACAAGGAATCCTGTTGGGGATTTAGAACCAGATTTTGGAATAAACACAACAGTATCTCCAATGACTGAACGGGATGGTGTGGTAGAGAGGGCTAAAGATGAACTTCAGATAGATTCTGACTTCCCCCTTTTAGGCCCCttaccacctcctcctccattaCCTTGTCCTGTGCAAgcctcccctcctccttcttcctctgCTTTGTCTGACATTCAGCATTTCACAAATACATATCAGCAACTGGAGACTCGGAAAGGAGAACATTCTGCAGCTAACCTGCTCAGGCAAAAACTGCAAGAAACTGGCATGGGCTTGGGAATGGATGACTTTACAGGCAATGACTATTTTGGGACCCAGCCAGCTCACCATAACCCAGATATAGGTGCCTGCCTGCTAAACAGGGCCCCACATGTATATCAGCAACATCTAATTCCTTCTGCTCGGACTGCTTCCTCAATGGCAGGCTTATCCCAATTACCCGAACCAAAGCCTCCAGAGAGTGCAGTGCCTAAAGGATACTTCCCATCAGGGAAGAAGAAGGGACGGCCTGTCGGTAGTGTAAATAAGCAAAAGCGTGCCCAGGCCCAAGCCCACAATGCGTCACTTAATACGCCCACTGTTAATGTTAATGAAGCACCTCCACTTACACCTACGCATACACCTGCCTACAGTGCAACATCACAGATTGTATCTAGTGCCAGTTCCTCTGCTGAAACTTCTGAAACTTTTCTGCCAAATGATAACAAAATTTCCTCTGCATCAGTTTCTCCTGCTGCGTCTCAGACGGTTAAAACCGATGCAGAGAGTGAGGATTTGCAGCCGGAGATAAAATTGAATTCCGTTGGGCACGATCAAAGAACGGGAGAAGGTGAAGAAGGTGATAAGGTTTGGGTAGGCAACAGACAGAGacgaaggagaaggagaggagtaGTAGCAATGGTGGGGAAAGAGGAACTGCAAGCTGGGACTCAAGTTGGAGGGAAATTTGTCGCGGGTGGAAGTTTCACAGATTACAGGTCGTCTGCATTTGCTCCTTACATTCATGTGGAGAGAAAGGAAGTGGAAATGGGAGCTGTTTGTACTATTGTGAATGCTGAAGATGAACTGATGAAAGGAGAAAATGGTGGTGAAGGAGGGATTGATGTGATTTTAACTCCAATTTCTTCATCTCAAGGAGACCGAGAAATCGAAAAcatgagagagaagaaagaacCAGAACCAGTAAGTTCTGTACTTCTTGAGTCTTGCACAACAGGTAAAGCTCTTCCCTCGTCTGGGTATGTTCTGTCAGGAGCAGTGTCTACCGAATTGGGCCAATTTGGCCAACTTCTCTGCTGTCTGTGCAAGAAGTGGGCCAACTACAAAAATCTTGGAGACCTCTATGGACCCTACTACCCTCCTGAGTACGCTTCTAAGCTTCCTAAGAGTCACCCCCAGACTCGACAGAGTCTTTTGACCTGCAGAGCCGGTAGCATAGGAGTATCTGTAGGAACAGCGTCAACAGAGTCAATGAAACCGAACATTCAAACAATAGAAGCCCAAACTGCCAAGTCTGTGATGGAAACTCAGCATATAGGATATCAAGATGTAGACCCAGTATCCGTGTCTATAGACACAGTATGTCCAGTGGTTAGCAGGGACATGCATGCTCTCCCAGACCGTTTCAGCAGTGTTGATGCTGACAGTGAAGAACCACAACAGCAGGACCTGGGCCAAGACGTTATGACTAATGATGGGCTTTTGCAACAATCTCAACAACAAAGTGAGCTTGAGGAAAAACCAGAATCACAATTGCAGAACCAGCAGTGGCCCACAGAAGAAATTCACCAAAGGCCACAGCACAGAAAACTGACTTCCCATCCACGGTTCAAACGACGACACAAATCCAGTGAGGATTTACCCAAATCCACACCCACAAACAACAAAGCGTTGCTGCCTTTTCAGCCCCCACCACAGCCACTTAACCAAGACGcctctgagcctctctctcaaTTAGCCCAGCTTCCTCAGGTTCCTCTTGACCCAGAGGAGTTGTGGGTGCATGAGAGTTGTATAGTCTGGGCCAGTGGGGTTTACCTGGTCAACGGACGGCTCTATGGCCTAAAGGAGGCCCTGGATGGTGCCAGTGACACA tcgtcactgtgtgtgtgttgcagcgcTGCTCACGGTGTGAGGCTGTGGGCTCCACCCTCGGCTGCTACAGTAAAGGCTGCACACTGCGATATCATTACCTGTGTGCCCTTGAAGCAg ACTGCTCTCTAA